GGCCGAGCTGGCGGCGTCGGCCGCGGCCGGGGCGGCGTCGGCGGCGACGACCGCGGGCTCGGCGTGGCGGACACGTTCGGCCTCCCACTCCTCCTCGTCGCGGTGCGCCTGCCGCGACGCCTGGACGGCGGCCCAGGCGACGGCGGCGAACGGCACGGCGAGGACGGCGCCGATGACGCCGGCGACGATCGACCCGGCGGTCAGGGCGAGCAGGATGACGAGCGGGTGCAGCGAGAGCGTGTGGCCCATGAGGATCGGCTGGAGGACGTTGCCCTCGAGCTGCTGCACGACGATGACGATGACGAGGACGATCAGCGCGTCCACGGGGCCGTTGGACACCAGCGCGATGAGCACGGCCACCACGCCGGCGGCGACGGCACCGATGACGGGCACGAACGCGGCGACGAAGGTCAGCAGGGCCAGCGGGAGCGCCAGCGGGACGCCGACGATGGTGAGGCCGATGCCGATGAGCACGGCGTCGACGGACGCGACCGCGGCGGTGCCGCGGACGTAGCCGCCCATGACGGCGGCGGAGCGGGTGCCGACCAGGTCGAAGCGGTGGTGCTCGCGCTCCGGCAGCTGGTCGCGGAAGAAGGTCCAGATGACCCGGCCGTCCTTGAGCAGGAAGAACAGGACGACGACGGCGAGCAGCACGCCGGTGGCAATCTGCGCGACCGCGGCGGCACCGGTGAGGGCCCCGGACTGCACGGCCGAGCCCTGCAGCGCCCCCTCGAGCTGGCTGACGATCTCGTCCATGTCCGTGGCGGGAAGGCCGAACGGCCCGCTCTCGACCAGGTCGGTGAGCTGCTGGAAGCCCTCGACGGCCCCCTCGCGGAGCTGGCCCCACTGGTCGGCGACCGCGTTGGCGACGAGGAAGCCGACCCCGCCGAGCACGACGATGCCCAGCAGCATGGTGATGCCCGCCGCGAGCGAGCGCGGCAGCCGTCGCGCCAGCAGGCTGACCAGCGGGCTCGCGGCCGCCGCGATGAGCACGGCGATGAGCACCGGCACCACGACGAGCTTCAGCGTCACCCCCAGGTAGGCGACGATGACGACGACGGCGAGGACGAGGAGGACCTGCGCGCAGCGGGTCGCGACGCCGCCGAAGCTGTCGTGCCAACGGTCCTTGGGGCGGCGGGAGGGGGGAGTCACGGGGGCTCGGTACCCAGCGTGACGAAGCCCAACCCTCAGGCGACCTGGAACGAGCGCTTGCTGAGGCCGAGGAAGAAGCCGTCGACGGCGGTCTCCACCGGTCCGTCGGCCTCCTGGGCCGCGCCGAGGGTGACGAACAGCGGCGCCATGTGCTCCACGGTGGGGTGGGCGTAGGGCATCCCCGGGGCGCGGGTGCGGAAGTCCAGCAGGCTGTCGACGTCCCCGGCGGCGAGCGCCTCGGCGGCCCAGGCGTCGAACTCCGCGGACCATCCCGGCGGGGTGGCGTCGGGGCGCCAGTCGGTCAGGAACGGCAGGCCGTGGGTGAGGAACCCCGAGCCGACGACGAGCACGCCCTCGTCCCGCAGGGGTGCCAGCCGGCGGCCCAGCGCCATCAGGGTCCGCGGGTCGAGAGTCGGCATGGACAGCTGCAGGGTCGGCAGGTCGGCGTCGGGGTACATCACGCGCAGCGGCACCCAGGCGCCGTGGTCCAGGCCGCGGCGGGCGTGGCGGTGGACGGTCTGCCCGTCCGGCAGCATCGCCTCCACGGCGTCGGCCAGCGCCGTCGCGTCGGGGGTGTCGTACCGCATCCGCCCGAACTTCGGGTCGAAGCCGGAGTAGTCGTGGACGAGCTCGGTACCGGGAGCGGTGGCGCTCAGCGACAGCGGCGCCTGCTCCCAGTGGGCGGAGACGATGAGCACCGCCCGCGGTCGGGGAAGCGTCGCGGACCAGGCGGCCAGCTCGGCGGTCCACCGCGCGTCGTCCAGGAGCACCGGTGCGCCGTGGCCCAGGTACAGGCTCGGCATCCGGTCGGCGGTCTGGTCCACGGTGTCCTCCACGGTCGGGCTGCTGGTTTCGCTTGAATTCTCAAGCGAGAGCCTACGGCCCAACGGTTGAGACATCAAGCGACCGGGTAGCCTCAGGGGGTGACGCAGACCCGGTGGCTGGACGACGACGAGCAGCGCGCCTGGCGCGCCCTGGCGGGCGTCGTGCTGCGGCTGCCGACCGCGCTGGACGCCCAGCTCGCCCGCGACAGCGGCCTCACGCACTTCTCGTACTACGTGCTGGCCATGCTCAGCGAGGCCCCCGAGCGCACGCTGGCGATGTCGACGCTCGCCCGCAACGCCAACTCCTCGCAGTCGCGCCTCAGCCACGCCGTCAGCCGGCTCGAGCGCTCCGGCTGGGTGGCCCGCCGCCCCTGCCCCGGCAACGGCCGCGTCACCCTGGCCACGCTCACCGACGAGGGCTTCGAGAAGGTGCGCGAGGCCGCCCCCGGCCACGCCGCGGAGGTCGTCCGCCTGGTCGTCGACGACCTCGACGCCGAGCAGGTCCGCGTCCTCGGCGAGGCCTGCGAGCGCGTGCTCGCCCGGCTGGACGGCGACTGCCCTGCCGAGCAGGGCCCCCCGGACGGCACCATGGCCCCGTGCACACCCCCCACCACGACGTCGTCGTCGTCGGCGGCGGCCACAACGGCCTGACCGCAGCGGCCTACCTCGCCCGCGCCGGCCTGCGCACGGTCGTCCTCGAGCAGCAGGACCACCTGGGCGGGGCCTCGGTGAGCGCCGCCGTCTTCCCCGGCGTCGAGGCGCGGCTGAGCCGCTACTCCTACCTCGTCAGCCTGCTCCCCCAGCAGGTGCGCGACGAGCTCGGCCTCGACCTGCGGCTGGTCCGCCGGCGGGTGTCGTCCTACACGCCGGACCCGCGCACCGCCGGGGCGTCGGGCCTGCTCGTCAGCGACGACCGGGACGCCACGACCGCGTCCTTCGAGCGGCTGGGCGCCGGCGCGGACCGGGCCGGCTGGGACGCGCTGTACGCCCGCACCGCCCGGGCCGCCGCCGCGCTGTGGCCGACGGTCACCGAGCCGCTGCTGTCGCGCGAGCAGGCCCGCGAGCGCGTCGGCGACGACGCCGTCTGGGGCCTGCTCGTCGGGCGGCCGGTCGGGCTGTCGGTCGCCGACGCCGTCGCCGACGACGTGGTGCGCGGCGTGGTCCTCACCGACGCCCTGATCGGCACCTTCGCCGACACCGACGCCGACCTGCTCGCCAACCGCTGCTTCCTCTACCACGTCATCGGCGGCGGGACGGGCGACTGGGACGTCCCCGTGGGCGGGATGGGCGCGGTGCAGGCCGCGCTCGCTGCGGCGGCCCGGGCTGCCGGGGCGGGCACCGTCACCGGCGCCCGCGTGGTGTCCCTCGACCCGGACGGGCGGCTGGTCGTCGACGTGGACGGGACCGAGCAGGTGCTCACCGCCGACCGGGTGGTCTGGGCAGGCGCCCCGGCCGGGCTCGACGCCGCCCTCGCGGCCGCGGGCGCGACCCCCCACGCCGGCACCGCGCTGGCCGCGCCCGAGGGCTCGCAGCTCAAGGTCAACATGCTGCTGCGGCGGCTGCCCCGGCTGCGCGACGCCTCCGTCGACCCCCGCGACGCCTTCGCCGGGACGTTCCACGTCAACGAGTCGGCGTCGCAGATCGCCACCGCGTTCGCCCAGGCCTCCGCCGGCCGGCTGCCCGACGTCCCGCCGTGCGAGGTGTACTGCCACACCCTGTCCGACCGGTCGGTCCTGGGCGCGGACCTGGCCGCCTCGGAGGCCCAGACGCTCACCCTGTTCGGCCTGCACATGCCGGCGCGGCTGTTCCGCGAGGACCCCGACGGGGCGCGCGAGCAGGCCCTCGCCGCGACGCTCGCCTCGATCGGCTCGGTGCTCGACGAGCCTCTGGAGGACGTCCTGCTCACCGGCCCGGACGGACGGCCCTGCCTGGAGGTGCGCACGCCCGTCGACCTCGAGGGCGACGTCGGCCTGCCCGGCGGGCACATCTTCCACCGCGACCTGCAGTGGCCCTGGGCCGAGACCGACGAGCAGGTCGGCACCTGGGGCGTGGA
This portion of the Aquipuribacter hungaricus genome encodes:
- a CDS encoding AI-2E family transporter, with the protein product MTPPSRRPKDRWHDSFGGVATRCAQVLLVLAVVVIVAYLGVTLKLVVVPVLIAVLIAAAASPLVSLLARRLPRSLAAGITMLLGIVVLGGVGFLVANAVADQWGQLREGAVEGFQQLTDLVESGPFGLPATDMDEIVSQLEGALQGSAVQSGALTGAAAVAQIATGVLLAVVVLFFLLKDGRVIWTFFRDQLPEREHHRFDLVGTRSAAVMGGYVRGTAAVASVDAVLIGIGLTIVGVPLALPLALLTFVAAFVPVIGAVAAGVVAVLIALVSNGPVDALIVLVIVIVVQQLEGNVLQPILMGHTLSLHPLVILLALTAGSIVAGVIGAVLAVPFAAVAWAAVQASRQAHRDEEEWEAERVRHAEPAVVAADAAPAAADAASSA
- a CDS encoding FAD-dependent oxidoreductase, whose protein sequence is MHTPHHDVVVVGGGHNGLTAAAYLARAGLRTVVLEQQDHLGGASVSAAVFPGVEARLSRYSYLVSLLPQQVRDELGLDLRLVRRRVSSYTPDPRTAGASGLLVSDDRDATTASFERLGAGADRAGWDALYARTARAAAALWPTVTEPLLSREQARERVGDDAVWGLLVGRPVGLSVADAVADDVVRGVVLTDALIGTFADTDADLLANRCFLYHVIGGGTGDWDVPVGGMGAVQAALAAAARAAGAGTVTGARVVSLDPDGRLVVDVDGTEQVLTADRVVWAGAPAGLDAALAAAGATPHAGTALAAPEGSQLKVNMLLRRLPRLRDASVDPRDAFAGTFHVNESASQIATAFAQASAGRLPDVPPCEVYCHTLSDRSVLGADLAASEAQTLTLFGLHMPARLFREDPDGAREQALAATLASIGSVLDEPLEDVLLTGPDGRPCLEVRTPVDLEGDVGLPGGHIFHRDLQWPWAETDEQVGTWGVETVHDRVVLGGAGARRGGGVSGIPGRSAAMSLLAAGDRR
- a CDS encoding class III extradiol ring-cleavage dioxygenase, whose protein sequence is MEDTVDQTADRMPSLYLGHGAPVLLDDARWTAELAAWSATLPRPRAVLIVSAHWEQAPLSLSATAPGTELVHDYSGFDPKFGRMRYDTPDATALADAVEAMLPDGQTVHRHARRGLDHGAWVPLRVMYPDADLPTLQLSMPTLDPRTLMALGRRLAPLRDEGVLVVGSGFLTHGLPFLTDWRPDATPPGWSAEFDAWAAEALAAGDVDSLLDFRTRAPGMPYAHPTVEHMAPLFVTLGAAQEADGPVETAVDGFFLGLSKRSFQVA
- a CDS encoding MarR family winged helix-turn-helix transcriptional regulator, with product MTQTRWLDDDEQRAWRALAGVVLRLPTALDAQLARDSGLTHFSYYVLAMLSEAPERTLAMSTLARNANSSQSRLSHAVSRLERSGWVARRPCPGNGRVTLATLTDEGFEKVREAAPGHAAEVVRLVVDDLDAEQVRVLGEACERVLARLDGDCPAEQGPPDGTMAPCTPPTTTSSSSAAATTA